A genomic region of Balaenoptera acutorostrata chromosome 4, mBalAcu1.1, whole genome shotgun sequence contains the following coding sequences:
- the LOC103014157 gene encoding 60S ribosomal protein L36a-like produces MVNIPKTHRTFCKSGKHQPHKETQYKGKDSLHAQGQRRSDRKQSGYGGQTKPIFRKKAETTKKIVLRLECVEPNCRSKRMLALERCRHFELGRDKKRKGQVIQFSASYFVLL; encoded by the coding sequence ATGGTGAACATTCCTAAAACCCACCGGACTTTCTGTAAGAGTGGCAAGCACCAGCCCCACAAAGAGACACAGTACAAGGGCAAGGATTCTCTGCATGCCCAGGGACAGCGGCGTTCTGACAGGAAGCAGAGTGGCTATGGTGGGCAGACTAAGCCGATTTTCCGGAAAAAGGCTGAAACTACAAAGAAGATTGTGCTGAGGCTTGAATGCGTTGAGCCCAACTGCAGATCTAAGAGAATGCTGGCTCTTGAGAGATGCAGGCATTTTGAACTGGGAAGAGATAAGAAGAGAAAGGGCCAAGTGATCCAGTTCTCAgcttcatattttgttttattatga
- the LOC130708078 gene encoding keratin-associated protein 12-1-like: MAAATRKSTAVLLCRWDAHGPAQPHTTVCHTSCPSGCQAACRVPSSCQPSCCTSSPCQATGMPVSRKPGVYVPVSRKPVVYVPVSRKPVVYVPVSRKPGVYVPVSRKPAVCLPASYKPVRAASSCHSSVCCQPSRPALLCRPAPCSTPSGFRSRGSSQRLPLQTGSHLHPSRQESSVGLQVLHVAGDKHAQPTL; encoded by the exons ATGGCCGCAGCCACGAGGAAGTCAACAGCTGTGCTTCTGTGTCGCTGGGACGCCCACGGCCCGG CGCAGCCCCACACCACCGTGTGCCACACCAGCTGCCCCTCGGGCTGCCAGGCCGCCTGCCGCGTGCCCAGCTCCTGCCAGCCGTCCTGCTGCACGTCCAGCCCCTGCCAGGCGACCGGCATGCCCGTGAGCCGCAAGCCAGGTGTATACGTGCCCGTGAGCCGCAAGCCGGTTGTATACGTGCCCGTGAGCCGCAAGCCGGTTGTATACGTGCCCGTGAGCCGCAAGCCAGGTGTATACGTGCCCGTGAGCCGCAAGCCTGCCGTGTGCCTGCCCGCGAGCTACAAGCCTGTGCGCGCGGCCTCCTCCTGCCACTCCTCCGTGTGCTGCCAGCCCTCCCGCCCCGCCCTGCTCTGCAGACCCGCCCCCTGTAGCACCCCTTCCGGCTTCCGATCACGCGGCTCCTCCCAGCGGCTCCCACTGCAGACGGGGTCACACCTGCACCCCTCCCGGCAGGAGTCCTCGGTGGGCCTCCAGGTTCTGCACGTGGCAGGCGACAAGCACGCTCAGCCAACCCTCTGA